In Candidatus Acidiferrales bacterium, a single genomic region encodes these proteins:
- a CDS encoding NADH-quinone oxidoreductase subunit A, which produces MPANYVPLLIFVLLALLVPVVTIWLMKFVRPDSRAVGAKLKAYECGIPAEGDARGRYSVRFYIIAILFVVFDVETIFLFPWAVQYRQLGLFGLVEMLVFLGILIIGYVWLYKRGALDWV; this is translated from the coding sequence ATGCCGGCAAACTACGTTCCCCTGCTCATCTTTGTTTTGCTTGCGCTCTTAGTGCCGGTTGTAACAATTTGGCTCATGAAATTTGTCCGGCCGGATTCGCGCGCGGTGGGTGCCAAGTTGAAGGCCTATGAGTGCGGAATACCGGCCGAGGGGGACGCCCGCGGCCGCTATTCGGTTCGTTTCTATATCATTGCTATCCTGTTTGTTGTGTTTGACGTGGAAACCATCTTCCTGTTTCCCTGGGCCGTGCAGTATCGTCAGCTTGGGTTGTTTGGCTTGGTGGAGATGCTTGTTTTTCTGGGAATCTTGATCATTGGCTATGTATGGCTCTACAAGAGAGGCGCTCTCGACTGGGTTTAG
- a CDS encoding NADH-quinone oxidoreductase subunit C — translation MPLDSELLKRLRERFADAIGEAILDRKQAIIKVSSAPLLEICRYLRDDEKFDFLTDLTALDWPKRERRFDVVYNLYSFPKNERLRLKAEVAVSQKIASVASVWGAANWLERECFDMFGIVFDGHPHLKRILLPDEWQGHPLRKDYDILKQDTDWVRENLHIESGQ, via the coding sequence GTGCCTCTTGACAGCGAACTCTTAAAGCGCTTGCGGGAACGCTTCGCTGATGCCATCGGGGAGGCTATCCTGGATCGAAAACAGGCCATCATCAAGGTGAGCTCTGCTCCTCTCTTGGAAATCTGCCGCTATCTTCGCGACGACGAGAAATTCGATTTCCTCACTGACCTGACAGCTCTCGACTGGCCTAAGCGCGAGCGTCGCTTCGATGTCGTCTACAACCTTTACTCCTTCCCGAAAAATGAGCGCCTCCGTCTAAAAGCGGAGGTGGCCGTCAGCCAGAAGATCGCGAGTGTTGCTTCCGTCTGGGGTGCTGCCAACTGGCTCGAACGGGAGTGCTTTGACATGTTCGGCATCGTTTTCGACGGCCACCCGCATCTCAAGAGAATCTTGCTTCCCGATGAGTGGCAAGGTCATCCACTGCGCAAGGACTACGACATTCTCAAGCAGGACACCGATTGGGTGCGTGAAAACCTGCATATTGAAAGCGGCCAGTAG